A DNA window from Methanobrevibacter thaueri contains the following coding sequences:
- a CDS encoding CDP-2,3-bis-(O-geranylgeranyl)-sn-glycerol synthase: MDVQIILLGCLTTLYFILPAYFSNGGALAFGGGTPVDFGKSDSNGVRWIGDGVTWRGLFAGTIIGIITGVIQGYLAPFILPQIGSNLITPIVTSVSNGILIGFLLGFGALLGDALGSFIKRRLGIGRGKPAPILDQLDFLIVALILVSPVVELNLFFIIIAIVLTLVIHLVANGGAYLLGLKDVWY, encoded by the coding sequence ATGGATGTACAAATAATTTTACTTGGTTGTTTGACAACCCTTTATTTTATCCTTCCTGCATACTTTTCAAATGGAGGGGCCCTTGCCTTTGGAGGAGGAACTCCCGTCGATTTTGGAAAAAGCGACAGTAATGGAGTTCGTTGGATAGGTGACGGAGTTACCTGGAGAGGCCTTTTTGCCGGGACAATAATAGGAATAATTACCGGAGTCATTCAAGGATATCTTGCTCCGTTCATATTACCTCAAATCGGGTCTAATCTGATTACTCCAATTGTAACAAGCGTTAGCAACGGAATTTTAATTGGCTTTTTGCTTGGTTTTGGTGCCCTGTTAGGTGACGCATTGGGCAGTTTCATTAAAAGAAGACTTGGAATTGGAAGAGGAAAGCCTGCACCAATCCTAGACCAGCTAGATTTCCTGATTGTGGCATTGATTTTAGTTTCACCGGTTGTTGAACTGAACCTGTTTTTTATCATAATAGCCATTGTCTTAACATTGGTCATACATTTAGTGGCTAATGGTGGAGCTTATCTGCTCGGTTTAAAAGATGTCTGGTACTAA
- a CDS encoding tRNA (N(6)-L-threonylcarbamoyladenosine(37)-C(2))-methylthiotransferase, producing the protein MKVYIESYGCTFNKADGQIIAGVLQENDVDIVDSIEESDVIIVNTCYVKLPTENKVVYRIQKLQEEYPDKKIIIGGCMVEIDPEKLDKIGPNCSWIGPHQLNKSAEIVEGTYCGDVIREVGFSKESKVCVPKVTDDSLVHIIQICEGCLGACTFCCTRFARGPLNSYPIADIVSEAKKAIDDGACEIQLTAQDTAAYGRDSGEKLSDLIKEVANLEGDFRVRVGMMHPKNILNDVDDIIDAMKHPKVYNFIHLPVQSGSDKVLKEMRRGHSISQYKEILSKFKNEIPGITLAVDIIVGYPTETDEDFDETVKLLHEIKPSLIHLSKYQHRKGAISSSLTEIPRPIMKKRSKFLSKIKSEITEEENKELVGSIQNVLVIEEGSKGGFIAKTDNYIPVIVDDVELGTFVDVKITDATATYLKSELL; encoded by the coding sequence ATGAAAGTTTATATTGAATCTTATGGATGCACCTTCAATAAGGCCGATGGACAGATTATTGCAGGGGTGTTGCAGGAAAATGACGTGGACATTGTCGATTCCATTGAGGAAAGCGATGTCATCATAGTCAACACATGTTATGTTAAGTTGCCTACTGAGAATAAGGTTGTCTATAGAATCCAAAAGCTCCAGGAGGAATATCCCGACAAGAAAATCATAATCGGCGGATGCATGGTTGAAATCGATCCCGAGAAGTTAGACAAGATTGGACCTAACTGTTCATGGATTGGACCTCATCAACTGAACAAATCCGCTGAAATCGTTGAGGGAACCTATTGTGGGGACGTGATTCGTGAGGTGGGATTTTCAAAAGAGTCCAAGGTGTGCGTTCCTAAAGTGACCGATGACAGTCTTGTTCACATTATCCAGATTTGTGAAGGATGTTTGGGCGCTTGCACATTCTGCTGCACCCGTTTTGCAAGAGGTCCTTTAAACAGCTATCCTATTGCTGACATTGTTAGCGAAGCCAAGAAGGCTATTGATGATGGCGCCTGTGAGATTCAACTGACCGCTCAGGACACTGCCGCATATGGAAGAGATAGCGGTGAAAAACTATCTGATTTAATTAAAGAAGTGGCTAATTTAGAAGGAGATTTCCGCGTACGTGTTGGAATGATGCATCCTAAAAACATTTTAAATGATGTTGATGACATAATCGATGCAATGAAACATCCGAAGGTATATAATTTCATTCATTTGCCTGTACAGAGTGGAAGTGACAAGGTATTGAAGGAGATGAGAAGGGGTCACAGCATATCCCAATACAAGGAGATCCTTTCAAAATTCAAAAATGAAATTCCAGGCATAACTCTGGCGGTTGACATCATTGTCGGATATCCAACTGAAACCGATGAGGATTTTGATGAAACCGTAAAATTGTTGCATGAGATCAAACCAAGTCTGATACACCTGTCAAAATATCAGCATAGGAAAGGTGCGATTTCATCCTCACTGACCGAGATTCCACGTCCAATCATGAAGAAAAGGTCTAAATTTTTATCTAAAATCAAATCAGAAATAACTGAAGAAGAAAACAAGGAACTGGTCGGTTCTATTCAAAATGTCTTGGTTATCGAAGAGGGTTCTAAAGGCGGATTCATTGCAAAAACAGATAATTATATTCCAGTTATTGTTGATGATGTTGAGTTAGGTACCTTTGTTGATGTAAAAATAACCGATGCGACTGCAACTTACCTCAAGAGCGAATTATTGTAA
- a CDS encoding hydantoinase/oxoprolinase family protein, whose protein sequence is MKIAGFDIGGANTDLAIIDFENGEIKNIEVDFEYLPMWSNNDDLSHVLIELIEKICPVSEIDAVGISMTAELVDAYDTKKEGVLDVVRKCEETFTCPIAYVGVDGMLSKDEIEKTPLKAAAANWIATAQIATLISDNCIFIDTGSTTTDIIPIRDAKECAIGKSDFDRSATGELVYTGTLRTNLASFLDKVELNGKEYRVASELFAQTADVYMVLDLITEKDYICDTFDGEGKSKMDCARRIARVVCADLEMLSMEDIVEMADFIHQKQVEQIADGLKQVHETQNLDLIVTTGLGKDILDRPAAELLGLEVKSMGDILSDDECTVAPAIGTAVMMEKYLS, encoded by the coding sequence ATGAAGATAGCAGGATTTGACATTGGAGGAGCAAATACCGATTTAGCGATAATTGACTTTGAAAACGGTGAAATAAAAAACATTGAAGTTGATTTCGAATACCTTCCAATGTGGAGCAATAACGATGATTTATCTCATGTTCTGATTGAATTGATTGAAAAAATATGTCCGGTTTCAGAAATTGATGCCGTAGGCATTTCAATGACCGCAGAACTTGTTGATGCATACGACACTAAAAAGGAGGGGGTTCTTGATGTCGTCAGGAAATGTGAGGAAACTTTCACTTGCCCAATAGCTTATGTGGGTGTGGACGGCATGCTTTCAAAGGATGAAATAGAAAAAACTCCACTTAAGGCGGCAGCAGCCAACTGGATTGCAACAGCACAAATCGCAACATTGATTTCCGACAACTGCATATTCATCGACACAGGAAGCACAACAACCGACATCATCCCAATCAGGGATGCAAAGGAATGCGCTATAGGCAAATCCGATTTCGACAGGTCCGCAACAGGCGAACTGGTCTACACTGGAACATTGAGAACAAATCTTGCAAGCTTCCTTGACAAGGTTGAGTTAAACGGAAAGGAATATCGTGTGGCCAGCGAATTGTTTGCACAAACCGCAGACGTCTATATGGTATTGGACCTAATCACTGAGAAAGATTACATTTGCGACACATTCGACGGTGAGGGAAAGTCCAAAATGGACTGTGCCAGAAGAATCGCAAGGGTCGTATGTGCAGATCTGGAAATGCTTTCAATGGAAGACATCGTTGAGATGGCTGATTTCATCCATCAAAAGCAGGTGGAACAGATTGCAGATGGCTTAAAGCAGGTTCATGAAACCCAAAACCTTGATCTGATAGTCACCACTGGCCTTGGAAAGGACATTCTGGACAGGCCTGCAGCCGAGCTTTTGGGTCTTGAAGTCAAATCCATGGGAGATATCCTAAGCGATGACGAGTGTACTGTCGCTCCTGCAATAGGAACTGCAGTGATGATGGAGAAATATTTAAGTTAA
- a CDS encoding HVO_0476 family zinc finger protein, with the protein MECPICGSDEIEILNAKQKSSKKKLTEEYLLKCEECGHVFKDAISLKKPQPYRLIISEQDKSHKTTIDLSPSDELANGDVLLSEFGQVEVTSIEVGDKRVNKSKIEDISTIWASSVEIPARIGFSVDLHGEVDSYKLDLERDFEIAPGDVVKIDKHVVKVHVIKTQDRKLTSGFAKAAVIKRVYSKPVKFNNYDYDLTKYIIKKTS; encoded by the coding sequence ATGGAATGTCCTATTTGTGGTTCTGATGAAATTGAAATTTTAAACGCAAAGCAAAAATCATCAAAAAAGAAACTGACAGAGGAGTATCTGCTCAAATGTGAGGAGTGCGGTCACGTATTCAAGGATGCAATCTCTCTTAAGAAACCTCAACCTTACAGACTGATCATTTCAGAACAGGATAAGTCCCATAAGACCACAATAGATTTATCCCCAAGTGATGAATTGGCTAATGGAGACGTTTTATTATCCGAATTCGGCCAGGTTGAAGTTACCAGCATTGAAGTCGGTGATAAGAGAGTAAACAAATCAAAAATTGAAGACATATCAACTATTTGGGCTTCATCAGTTGAAATTCCTGCCCGTATTGGATTTTCAGTGGATTTGCATGGTGAAGTGGATTCATATAAGTTGGATTTGGAGAGGGATTTTGAAATCGCTCCGGGCGATGTCGTCAAAATCGACAAGCATGTTGTCAAGGTGCATGTCATCAAGACACAAGACCGCAAATTGACTTCAGGATTTGCCAAGGCGGCAGTCATCAAGAGAGTTTACTCAAAGCCTGTCAAGTTCAACAATTACGATTACGATTTGACCAAGTACATAATCAAGAAGACATCATAG
- the tes gene encoding tetraether lipid synthase Tes: MKIKSTKSLCPECGKTLEAEVYDEDGKILIKKACEDHGEFINTYWSDEELYNRMEDFIPTVTHVDNPSVDYNLPCPSNCGLCSKHETSTVLGLIDVTNRCNLKCPVCFANAAAVGYLYEPSQEEIRQMLRNLRNLKPHPCPAIQYAGGEPTVRKDIVELIEMAKEEGFTHVQIATNGLRLAKRENLAADLKAAGLNTVYLSFEGVTPEPYIENKGRNLLPDKLQAIENCRKAGLGVVLVPTLVKGVNDHQVGEIIKFAFDNNDIIYGVNFQPVSFSGRTPSDHVEEQRITIPDFVNIIEEETDGQVPTSAFYPPSSVEPIAEFISLLDGEESAKVTLNCHEHCGIATYVFREKTEGDGKDKLIPITDFIDVEDLFNKLKEYNEKLKKGKFGSRKRVLAGLTGNLPKMVHPSRSPKDLDITKILLNVFAKGDYEALGDFSKDAMLISCMHFMDPFNFDEDRVKKCVIHYATPDGRIIPFCTMNSMYRESVEKEFSRPL; encoded by the coding sequence TTGAAAATTAAAAGTACTAAAAGTTTATGTCCAGAGTGTGGAAAGACTCTTGAGGCCGAAGTCTATGACGAGGACGGCAAAATCCTGATCAAAAAGGCTTGTGAAGACCATGGAGAGTTTATAAACACCTACTGGAGTGATGAGGAATTATATAATAGAATGGAAGATTTCATTCCAACAGTAACTCATGTTGACAATCCTAGTGTGGACTATAACCTGCCTTGTCCAAGTAACTGTGGATTATGTTCAAAACATGAAACTTCAACCGTATTGGGTTTGATTGACGTAACAAACAGGTGTAACTTGAAATGTCCAGTGTGCTTTGCAAATGCTGCTGCCGTTGGATACTTGTATGAGCCTAGCCAAGAGGAAATCAGACAGATGCTTAGGAATTTGAGGAACTTAAAGCCTCATCCATGTCCTGCTATCCAATATGCAGGTGGAGAGCCAACTGTAAGAAAAGACATAGTTGAACTCATTGAAATGGCTAAGGAGGAAGGTTTCACTCACGTTCAAATAGCAACCAACGGTTTAAGATTGGCTAAAAGGGAAAATTTAGCAGCTGATTTAAAAGCAGCTGGATTAAATACAGTCTATCTTTCCTTTGAAGGTGTAACTCCTGAACCTTATATTGAAAACAAAGGCAGAAACCTACTCCCGGACAAACTTCAGGCAATTGAAAACTGTAGGAAAGCTGGATTAGGAGTAGTGCTTGTGCCAACACTCGTAAAAGGAGTCAACGACCACCAAGTTGGGGAAATCATCAAGTTCGCATTTGACAATAATGACATCATCTATGGTGTTAACTTCCAACCTGTTTCATTCTCCGGAAGAACTCCATCTGACCATGTGGAAGAGCAAAGGATTACCATTCCGGACTTTGTCAACATTATTGAAGAGGAAACTGATGGTCAAGTGCCAACCAGCGCATTTTACCCACCATCTTCAGTTGAACCGATTGCTGAGTTCATATCCCTATTGGACGGAGAAGAGTCAGCAAAAGTTACCTTAAACTGTCATGAGCACTGTGGAATCGCTACCTACGTATTCAGAGAAAAAACCGAAGGCGATGGAAAGGACAAACTGATTCCAATCACAGATTTCATTGATGTTGAGGACCTGTTCAACAAGCTGAAAGAATACAACGAAAAACTTAAGAAAGGAAAATTCGGATCACGTAAAAGGGTTCTTGCAGGATTGACCGGAAACCTTCCTAAAATGGTTCATCCAAGCAGATCTCCTAAAGATTTGGACATTACCAAAATCTTACTTAACGTATTCGCCAAAGGGGACTATGAGGCTTTAGGAGACTTTTCCAAAGATGCAATGCTTATCTCCTGTATGCACTTCATGGATCCGTTCAACTTTGACGAGGACCGTGTTAAAAAATGTGTTATTCATTATGCAACACCGGATGGAAGAATCATCCCGTTCTGTACAATGAATTCAATGTATCGTGAAAGTGTGGAAAAAGAATTTTCCAGACCGTTATAA
- the hacB gene encoding homoaconitase small subunit has translation MEIIKGKTWTFGENIDTDVIIPGRYLRTFNPQDLADHVLEGERPDFTKNVKSGDIIVADENFGCGSSREQAPVAIKTAGVSAIVAKSFARIFYRNAINIGLPVIVSDIEAKDGDIISIDLSKGTLVNETTGETKTFEPFKEFMLSILEDGGLVNHYLNDSDLEA, from the coding sequence ATGGAAATTATTAAAGGAAAAACATGGACTTTTGGGGAAAACATCGACACTGACGTAATTATCCCCGGAAGATATTTAAGAACATTCAATCCGCAGGATTTGGCGGACCATGTCCTGGAGGGTGAAAGGCCCGACTTTACAAAAAACGTCAAATCAGGGGACATAATAGTCGCCGATGAGAATTTCGGATGTGGCTCATCAAGGGAACAGGCTCCTGTGGCAATCAAGACAGCAGGAGTCAGCGCAATCGTGGCCAAGTCATTTGCAAGAATATTTTATAGGAATGCCATCAACATCGGTTTGCCAGTAATAGTCTCCGACATCGAGGCAAAGGACGGAGACATCATAAGCATTGACCTGTCAAAAGGGACATTGGTCAACGAGACAACCGGCGAGACAAAAACATTTGAACCGTTCAAGGAGTTCATGTTAAGCATTTTGGAAGATGGCGGTTTAGTAAACCATTATCTAAATGATTCTGATTTGGAGGCATAA